One genomic region from Lynx canadensis isolate LIC74 chromosome E1, mLynCan4.pri.v2, whole genome shotgun sequence encodes:
- the LOC115500394 gene encoding LOW QUALITY PROTEIN: C-C motif chemokine 3-like (The sequence of the model RefSeq protein was modified relative to this genomic sequence to represent the inferred CDS: inserted 2 bases in 1 codon), which yields MEVPKAALAVLLLTATLCSQTCSSFFGADTPTSCCFVYISRQIPRKFVVDYYETSSQCSKPGVIFQTKRGREICADPREAWVRXYITNLELNA from the exons ATGGAGGTCCCCAAGGCTGCCCTGGCTGTCCTGCTTCTCACTGCGACACTCTGTTCCCAGACCTGCTCTTCCTTTT ttgGTGCCgacacccccacctcctgctgcTTCGTCTATATCTCCCGGCAGATTCCACGCAAATTTGTGGTCGACTATTATGAGACCAGCAGCCAATGCTCCAAGCCCGGTGTCAT CTTCCAAACCAAAAGAGGCCGGGAGATCTGTGCTGACCCCAGGGAGGCCTGGGTCAG ATACATCACCAACCTGGAGCTGAATGCCTGA
- the LOC115500395 gene encoding C-C motif chemokine 3, translating into MKVPGAALAILLCTMALCSQVFSAPFGADTPTACCFSYVSKQIPRKFIADYFETSSQCSKPGVIFQTRRGRQVCADPSEAWVQEYVTDLELSA; encoded by the exons ATGAAGGTCCCCGGGGCTGCCCTCGCCATCCTCCTCTGCACCATGGCCCTCTGCAGTCAGGTCTTCTCTGCACCAT tTGGTGCTGACACCCCAACTGCCTGCTGCTTCTCCTATGTCTCCAAGCAGATTCCACGCAAGTTCATAGCCGACTATTTTGAGACCAGCAGCCAATGCTCCAAGCCAGGTGTTAT CTTTCAAACCAGAAGAGGCCGGCAGGTCTGTGCTGACCCCAGTGAAGCCTGGGTCCAGGAATATGTGACTGACTTGGAGCTGAGTGCCTGA
- the LOC115500396 gene encoding C-C motif chemokine 4, producing MKLCVTVLSLLVLVAAFCSPTLSAPMGSDPPTACCFSYALRKLPRNFVVDYFETSSLCSQPAVVFQTKRGRQVCANPSDSWVQEYMDDLELN from the exons ATGAAACTCTGTGTGACTGTCCTTTCTCTCCTTGTGCTAGTGGCTGCCTTCTGCTCCCCGACGCTCTCAGCACCAA TGGGCTCAGACCCTCCCACCGCCTGCTGCTTCTCTTACGCCCTGCGGAAGCTCCCTCGAAACTTTGTAGTGGATTACTTTGAGACCAGCAGCCTCTGCTCCCAGCCAGCTGTGGT ATTCCAAACCAAAAGGGGCAGACAAGTCTGTGCTAACCCCAGTGACTCCTGGGTCCAGGAATACATGGATGACCTGGAACTGAACTGA